Below is a genomic region from Drosophila albomicans strain 15112-1751.03 chromosome 2R, ASM965048v2, whole genome shotgun sequence.
GAGATCGACAACCAGTCACCACACTATGATATCATTGGCCTAGAGGTATCCATAAAACAGCACTTTGTGTTCCTCTCACGCAAGCCGGTGAAAAGGAATTTCTATACGAAGACACTCTGCAAGGAACTCTTAACAGATCGAACCTTGAGGTTGTCGAAGCGCATCTATGAGTCGAGCATTTGTGTGCCCATGGATACGCCGCGCTCCACTCTCAATCCGAATTACATTGTGTTTCTGCATTACACGCTGCAGGTTAAACTGAAAACGGGCTACTTTCACTATGACACGGATCTGTCTGTTCCAATTGTCATAGGCACGACGCCTCTGCAGCAACTACAGGCTGTTATCCGAACACATCAGCCGGCAAGACGGACTCCTACGCCGGAACGACAGCGCCTCATTGAGAGAGTGCAGCCCCGACCAGCGACAGTGGCCGAGGAGCCGGCACAGGAGGCGGAAACGGCAGTAGATGAAACACATCAAGTGCTGGAGGATGATGAGCCTCCCTCGTATGACAGTTGTTGTGAGTTACGAACTTGAATGTATAAATATGGATTCACATTACTTGTATACTCACTCGGCATATTATTGCAGTGCCGCCTTCGTTTAGCTTCGCCACCTTGGGTGGCAGCCAGCAGACACTGGCGAGTCAACCCTCTGGACAGCAGCGCATCCATTTGCCAAAGTTTCCGGGATTTAGCACATTTATTGGCACTGCGCCTGCTCATGGCTTGGGTGTGGAGGATTCCGGCATCGATATACATCACTATCGCTCCTATGGATCACTGGACACCGATCACACTGGTCGGAGTCTGGATACATTTGGCTCACTCTGCGGTCCTTTGTCCGAGCAAGGCGAAGTTGAGGAGGAGGCTGAGGCAGGGGAACAACTAAGGGTGCTCGATGTTATGGCTCAGGTGCATGAATTGGCTCCTCTTCAGCCTCAGGATGAGCATCAATTCTAAACGAAAGTGTCTTATACGAAAAGTTAGTGGTATTATACGTAAGCGTCTAAATTTGTAAGTGTTCAGAGCTAAGAATTCAAACTATTTTTAGAGAACATCATAGCCCGTCTTATTATAGATcatatttatactttactGCCatccaaaattaattaattaatcaaagcGAACTTATTATGTgccaaacaaacattttttagcATATTATTCCATGGCTTTTTACatgaaaaatactaacaaaaattattctatatattataaatcaaCTTAAACCCAATACGAATAagatctatatatatttaagctCGACTATGCGTTCATAATTGgacaataaatatgtatacactccagataacaacaacatttttctaaatattttgttcaatAAAACTATGGTCGAGTATGCTAGACTGTGGGATATCCGCCACtcaataataagaaaaataatgtgtggtgttattcttaaaatatactccATGAAAAAGACTCTAAAGTTATAATATACTTTTACCCTAAGGGTAGAGCGTTTAAAAACTCCCGACCAAAGTGCAACTCACTAAATTTGTGGTAAGCGTAATATTCACAGTATACATTGGTTTTAGGCTACATTTGTTTATCGCAAGATAACCATTTGCCCTGACGATGCATCGATCCATCGCGATGgaataaaaaggaaaataattttACTCATCCGTCAAAAGAggaatttaacaattaaattttttgcttCGGCTTAGAAGAGACATCCTAGttacattaaattttttatatctcGTTTAGTGGTATTTAATAATCTCTTTTATTCCTGGAAGTCTTAAGCAGTGAGACATGGAAAACGTAATGATTACTTTAGAAATGTTATTACCTAAGTTAATTAGTTATTTCAGTTATTTATAACGGTCATTTATTAatgtcaatttaattttaaacatatttttaacattttattagtTAAGTCGTTATCAGAACAACatttgataattaaatttagattaggttgtttgcataattttttttattcaatgctGTTTTAAAACGAAAccaattattatatatttacatatataaaactaaacttTGGATTTGTTATCTTTGTGTGATTTGATGACGAATATGATTTACACATTGAATTATGATTGTAGTCAACAATTGTggatacgtatacgtatttattGGACTGTCATGATTCGCCTGTAAGTATGCAACACCTGGTAACAGTTCcatatgagaaaaaatctatttaattaaatttgctaattgtttatgacgaacaacaacaatgtggaaCAATAAGTGGCCATGCTATTTGCCCTGACACTTGTGGCACAGACCCGAGCCAACTTCGATTAGATAAACGCAATAATAACACTCGGGCGAACATGCAAAATGCCGATAAGACCGATGAAACCGGGCCGTTTAATAGGGCAACCAATTGTCAACAAACGGCCAGACACCAAGCGACAGTCGAGCGGTAAACAGGTCGATAATGAGTCAACTCTACGACATCCAACTGGAGAGGCCTAGTGGGGTCTACTATGCTGGTGAGACGGTCAATGGCCACATCTATTTAACACTACCGGAGCGTGCTCTAATAAAAGGTAACAGCCAATGAGTCATAATCATAAGTGCCCTGGACTGCCCCATTGATAAGTCCACTCGCGAGGCGTGACTCATTTTTGAAGCGATTTGAAAGTGCATTTCGTAATTACCACTTTGTTTTCGTTCCACTCTTAGCAATTGCCTTGGAGTCAAATGGTTTTGCATACAGTTCTTGGCTGAAgccgcaaaagcaaaaagcttCAAAGAAACAACAAGTGGCCAAGCCGCCTTTGGCCTTTGAGAAACGAGCCGACTACTTCGCCAAGGTCGATTACTTTGTTGGATCGGAGCACGCTCTTCCGCAGATTATCGATGCGGGCACCTACAGATACGACTTCAGTGTGCAGTTGCCAATGAATTGTCCCAGTAGCTATGAGGGAGCTCATGGCCACATTCGCTACACTCTGCAGCTGATGTTGTACCGCTCAACGGATCAGCCAGCTGAGATGGCTGTGATGCGCACCCTGCAGGTGTTGCAACGTTGCGATACATCGCCAGGCCAGCTGACAAGTCCCTGCGAGGTTCAAAGCATGGAACAGACTTCAAAGCTTAAGTTCTGGCAGCgaccgctgcagctgcaattggATATTCCCAGATCGGGCTATGAGCCCGGAGCATGCATCTCAGTGCACGTAAAACTGGATAACCCACAACAGCTGAAGTTGAAAACGCTGACCTATAAGCTGAACCTGGTCAGCACCTACATGGGTCAACATCAAAGCAGACCCAAGCGTACGGAGTTTAAAGTGGAGCGTCGCTATTTGGTCAGCACCAGTCATCAGTTGAACGCAGTCCCACGCCACGAGCTGCTCAACTTTCAGCATTTGCAGACGTTGCAAGTGCCACAGACACCTGCCACACTGAGTGCAGATGTTTGTGCTTGCCTTCAGCTTAGCTATGAAGTGGAAGTCTTAGTGCAAACCACATCGCCAGAACGTTCCATCTTGGCCCGAATCCCAGTGATAGTGACGAATCCCACACCTCTGCAGGATTGCCAAGTGCAACAACCCATGGTTCGCACACCTTTCGATCCGATTGGCAAAGGCGCGTGCAGTTCACCTAATCAGACACCTGAACACAACTCTCTCGCGATGACAGCACCTAATCTAAGCCAGTCGATGATCTCATTAAGTAAGTGAACatgtttgtagttgttttcCTTGCATTATAACTTAGTTCTAATTTCAATCTCTTGACAGCTTCCAACTTCCGTGAGGCTGAGTTCATGGTGGCTACTAATCTAAACAAGAAGGACAAGCACGCCATGTCAGGGGAAAACATAGATTTCAGACCGCGATATTTATACTATGAAATGGAGCATGCCGAAACCGAAAAGGTGTTGTAAAAGGGGAAAACTGTGGAGTCAGTTTTGAGATTATAGATTTAGCATAAGTAATGTGTTTTAAGTTTGTACATTTAAAGTATTATGtagtataaaaatgttatctACGCTATGACCGTTTGCAAGAAATAGAATGTGAACTTAATTTTTggtaataacaaaaatttaaatagtagTGTACTCTTTGCAGCGTATTTAGTAATAgttgatttgaaattttaaaagtattttgtttCAGAGAACCTTGAAgagaaataatacaaataagttagatttttaataaatgtaagCTACATCGTATTTATACTAGAAAGTATCTCAACTGCAATTTATTCTGCCATTAGCAAAGCTTATGA
It encodes:
- the LOC117574493 gene encoding arrestin domain-containing protein 17, giving the protein MSQLYDIQLERPSGVYYAGETVNGHIYLTLPERALIKAIALESNGFAYSSWLKPQKQKASKKQQVAKPPLAFEKRADYFAKVDYFVGSEHALPQIIDAGTYRYDFSVQLPMNCPSSYEGAHGHIRYTLQLMLYRSTDQPAEMAVMRTLQVLQRCDTSPGQLTSPCEVQSMEQTSKLKFWQRPLQLQLDIPRSGYEPGACISVHVKLDNPQQLKLKTLTYKLNLVSTYMGQHQSRPKRTEFKVERRYLVSTSHQLNAVPRHELLNFQHLQTLQVPQTPATLSADVCACLQLSYEVEVLVQTTSPERSILARIPVIVTNPTPLQDCQVQQPMVRTPFDPIGKGACSSPNQTPEHNSLAMTAPNLSQSMISLTSNFREAEFMVATNLNKKDKHAMSGENIDFRPRYLYYEMEHAETEKVL
- the LOC117574880 gene encoding arrestin domain-containing protein 3: MPTTCVFQLDRLNPIYNSGEYISGRILLRTDKVKRVNAVYVTLEGEAKVQWSMSGKSETSNYSGHQQYLHTRTNVFDNSLFRAGVHIYVLTLRIPPDCPSTCKGPYGYIAYNISLTIDKPWGFDEVFRKPINVVQTLDLNYNSEFALPVKDENIKYLCHWPCISGPISSSLALPASGFTPLQDVPFCVEIDNQSPHYDIIGLEVSIKQHFVFLSRKPVKRNFYTKTLCKELLTDRTLRLSKRIYESSICVPMDTPRSTLNPNYIVFLHYTLQVKLKTGYFHYDTDLSVPIVIGTTPLQQLQAVIRTHQPARRTPTPERQRLIERVQPRPATVAEEPAQEAETAVDETHQVLEDDEPPSYDSCLPPSFSFATLGGSQQTLASQPSGQQRIHLPKFPGFSTFIGTAPAHGLGVEDSGIDIHHYRSYGSLDTDHTGRSLDTFGSLCGPLSEQGEVEEEAEAGEQLRVLDVMAQVHELAPLQPQDEHQF